One genomic segment of Amycolatopsis sp. WQ 127309 includes these proteins:
- a CDS encoding Gfo/Idh/MocA family protein, with translation MTHRIAVVGTGNMGSLHSRVLAANERVELVRVIDPREEAGKAVAERYETKWTPEIGSLSDVDAVVLASATEVHHDLAQEILGQGKPMLVEKPVCNSYEKSQEIVALSKKQGVALMCGLLERYNPAVMTARALVQEPIHLMARRHGPYAPRIKTGVAWDLLVHDVDLAIQFFGGATPARVTSGAGYFHPQSVEGAEDTIETVLSFPTGLATVSASRLGQKKVRSLVVSELDRLIEIDLLRRDVTIYRHISHDSVTPDGLGYRQQTVIEIPELITAREPLATQLDRFCDLLEGKIDADTERDLILPSHHVVEQVLTQAAA, from the coding sequence ATGACGCATCGGATCGCTGTTGTCGGGACGGGGAACATGGGTTCCCTGCACTCGCGCGTGCTCGCCGCCAACGAACGCGTGGAGCTGGTCCGCGTGATCGATCCGCGCGAAGAGGCCGGCAAGGCCGTCGCCGAGCGGTACGAGACGAAGTGGACGCCGGAGATCGGCTCACTGTCCGATGTGGACGCCGTCGTGCTCGCCTCGGCCACCGAGGTGCACCACGACCTGGCGCAGGAGATCCTCGGCCAGGGCAAGCCGATGCTGGTCGAAAAGCCGGTGTGCAACAGCTACGAGAAGTCGCAGGAGATCGTGGCGCTGTCGAAGAAGCAGGGCGTCGCGCTGATGTGCGGGCTGCTCGAGCGCTACAACCCGGCGGTGATGACCGCGCGGGCGCTGGTGCAGGAGCCGATCCACCTGATGGCCCGCCGCCACGGCCCGTACGCGCCGCGCATCAAGACCGGCGTCGCGTGGGACCTGCTGGTGCACGACGTCGACCTGGCGATCCAGTTCTTCGGCGGCGCGACGCCGGCCCGCGTCACGTCCGGCGCGGGCTACTTCCACCCGCAGTCGGTCGAGGGCGCCGAGGACACCATCGAGACGGTGCTGTCGTTCCCGACGGGCCTGGCCACGGTGTCGGCGTCCCGCTTGGGGCAGAAGAAGGTCCGGTCGCTGGTGGTGTCCGAACTGGACCGCCTGATCGAGATCGACCTGCTGCGCCGCGACGTCACCATCTACCGCCACATCTCGCACGACTCGGTCACCCCGGACGGCCTCGGCTACCGCCAGCAGACGGTCATCGAGATCCCGGAGCTGATCACCGCGCGGGAACCGCTGGCCACCCAGCTGGACCGCTTCTGCGACCTGTTGGAGGGCAAGATCGACGCCGACACCGAGCGCGACCTGATCCTGCCCTCGCACCACGTCGTCGAGCAGGTCCTCACCCAGGCCGCCGCCTGA
- a CDS encoding DegT/DnrJ/EryC1/StrS aminotransferase family protein codes for MIPITVVDVRDAEDLVVEVLRSGAIAQGPMVKRFEDAFAAVSGTKHAIAVNNGTTALVAALQVLDLKPGDEVVTSPFTFVATLNAILEAGATVRFADIRRDDFAIDPDAVVKAVTDHTKVLMPVHLYGQTADMGKLAPLAAERGLTVIEDSAQAVGASFEGKQAGSFGIGCFSLYATKNITTAEGGVITTDDDALADKLRVLRNQGMRARYQYEVAGHNYRMTDLHAAVGIPQLAKLDQLTAARQANAKRLSEGLAGTPGLDVPQVLPGREHVWHQYTVLVGPHAFLSRDELAAALTERGIGNGIYYPKIVFDYDCYRDHDLIPGARVEDFPVAKSVADQALSLPVHPHLTESQLDTIIETVREVLGA; via the coding sequence ATGATCCCCATCACCGTGGTCGACGTCCGCGACGCGGAGGACCTCGTCGTCGAGGTCCTGCGTTCCGGCGCCATCGCACAGGGACCGATGGTCAAGCGCTTCGAAGACGCCTTCGCGGCGGTCTCCGGGACGAAGCACGCGATCGCGGTCAACAACGGGACGACGGCACTGGTCGCCGCGCTCCAGGTCCTCGACCTGAAGCCGGGCGACGAGGTCGTCACGTCGCCGTTCACCTTCGTCGCGACGCTCAACGCGATCCTCGAGGCGGGCGCGACCGTCCGCTTCGCCGACATCCGGCGCGACGACTTCGCGATCGACCCCGACGCCGTCGTCAAGGCCGTCACCGACCACACCAAGGTGCTCATGCCCGTGCACCTCTACGGCCAGACCGCGGACATGGGCAAGCTCGCCCCGCTCGCGGCCGAGCGCGGGCTGACGGTGATCGAGGACTCCGCGCAGGCCGTCGGCGCGTCGTTCGAGGGGAAGCAGGCCGGCTCGTTCGGCATCGGCTGCTTCTCGCTGTACGCGACGAAGAACATCACCACCGCCGAGGGCGGCGTCATCACGACGGACGACGACGCGCTGGCCGACAAGCTGCGCGTGCTGCGCAACCAGGGCATGCGGGCCCGGTACCAGTACGAGGTCGCCGGCCACAACTACCGGATGACCGACCTGCACGCCGCCGTCGGCATCCCGCAGCTGGCGAAGCTCGACCAGCTGACCGCCGCCCGCCAGGCGAACGCGAAGCGGCTCTCGGAGGGCCTCGCGGGCACGCCGGGCCTCGACGTCCCGCAGGTGCTGCCGGGCCGTGAGCACGTGTGGCACCAGTACACCGTGCTGGTCGGGCCGCACGCGTTCCTCTCGCGCGACGAGCTGGCCGCGGCGCTCACCGAGCGCGGCATCGGCAACGGCATCTACTACCCCAAGATCGTCTTCGACTACGACTGCTACCGCGATCACGACCTGATCCCGGGCGCGCGCGTCGAGGACTTCCCGGTCGCGAAGTCGGTCGCCGACCAGGCGCTGTCGCTGCCGGTGCACCCGCACCTGACCGAGTCCCAGCTGGACACCATCATCGAAACCGTTCGCGAGGTACTGGGCGCATGA
- a CDS encoding UDP-N-acetylglucosamine acyltransferase, whose amino-acid sequence MANRIHPTVVLGEGVELGDDNVIGPFTVIAGPARIGDGNWIGPHVTIGTPGEDRGRPHPAAWDTAPTGDPDHDGHGVVIGSRNKIREYASVHQGTWRTTTLGSDGYYLRGSHIAHDCLVGDAVTIASNVVTGGHCHIWDGANLGMGAVLHQKVVIGPGAMVGMGSAVRREIGAFTIAVGNPARVTGVNVVGLSRRGLDEATIEALGPWLKGKEGLPDATLPGDLSTLVKAWDARPREEH is encoded by the coding sequence GTGGCCAACCGCATCCACCCGACCGTCGTCCTCGGCGAAGGCGTCGAACTCGGGGACGACAACGTGATCGGCCCGTTCACGGTGATCGCCGGGCCGGCGCGGATCGGGGACGGCAACTGGATCGGCCCGCACGTGACGATCGGCACGCCCGGCGAGGACCGCGGCCGCCCCCACCCGGCCGCCTGGGACACCGCGCCGACCGGTGACCCGGATCACGACGGCCACGGCGTCGTCATCGGCAGCCGCAACAAGATCCGCGAGTACGCGAGCGTCCACCAGGGCACCTGGCGCACGACGACGCTGGGCAGCGACGGCTACTACCTGCGCGGCTCGCACATCGCGCACGACTGCCTGGTCGGCGACGCCGTGACCATCGCGTCCAACGTCGTCACCGGCGGCCACTGCCACATCTGGGACGGCGCGAACCTGGGCATGGGCGCGGTGCTGCACCAGAAGGTCGTGATCGGCCCCGGCGCGATGGTCGGGATGGGCTCCGCGGTCCGCCGCGAGATCGGCGCGTTCACCATCGCGGTCGGCAACCCGGCCCGGGTCACCGGCGTCAACGTGGTGGGCCTGTCCCGCCGCGGCCTCGACGAGGCGACCATCGAGGCGCTCGGGCCGTGGCTGAAGGGTAAGGAAGGTCTCCCGGACGCCACCCTGCCCGGCGACCTCTCTACCTTGGTAAAGGCGTGGGACGCCCGCCCGCGCGAAGAGCACTAG
- a CDS encoding acyl carrier protein: MSEVAPKLREVFVEALDLDGDVDVENLKYREIEAWDSVGHMALVAAIEDEFDVEFDTDQVIDMSSFKVAVDMVTELQSKND; this comes from the coding sequence ATGTCTGAAGTGGCCCCCAAGCTGCGTGAGGTCTTCGTCGAGGCGCTGGACCTGGACGGCGACGTGGACGTCGAGAACCTGAAGTACCGCGAGATCGAGGCGTGGGACTCCGTCGGCCACATGGCGCTGGTCGCGGCCATCGAGGACGAGTTCGACGTCGAGTTCGACACCGACCAGGTCATCGACATGTCGAGCTTCAAGGTCGCCGTGGACATGGTCACCGAGCTCCAGTCGAAGAATGACTGA
- a CDS encoding SDR family NAD(P)-dependent oxidoreductase, with amino-acid sequence MTDDSLSGRVALVTGGTRGIGLATVRALAGAGATVVLTGRDETRAKEAASAAGAAAGLALDVTDAKAVSSLVRGVAKEYGRLDIVVANAGIMEDALLGMIREELVDTTLSTNVAGTLHTVQAAARAMMRKKTGSIVVLASIVGEHGSAGQTVYAASKAAVANIARSAAKELGRSGIRVNAVAPGVIETDLTAGLSEDAKAENAGKTPLGRLGRAEDVANAIRFLVSDDASFITGQVLGVDGGLVL; translated from the coding sequence ATGACTGACGACTCCCTGTCCGGTCGCGTCGCGCTCGTCACGGGCGGGACGCGGGGGATCGGCCTGGCCACCGTCCGCGCGCTCGCCGGGGCGGGCGCGACGGTGGTGCTCACCGGCCGCGACGAGACCCGCGCGAAGGAAGCCGCTTCGGCTGCGGGCGCCGCGGCCGGGCTCGCGCTCGACGTCACCGACGCGAAGGCGGTGTCTTCGCTGGTCAGGGGCGTCGCGAAGGAGTACGGCCGGCTCGACATCGTCGTGGCCAACGCCGGGATCATGGAGGACGCGCTCCTCGGGATGATCCGCGAAGAGCTCGTCGACACGACGCTGAGCACGAACGTCGCCGGCACGCTGCACACCGTGCAGGCGGCCGCGCGGGCGATGATGCGCAAGAAGACCGGCTCGATCGTGGTGCTCGCCTCGATCGTCGGCGAGCACGGAAGCGCCGGCCAGACGGTGTACGCGGCGTCGAAAGCGGCGGTGGCGAACATCGCGCGGTCGGCGGCGAAGGAGCTCGGCCGGTCCGGCATCCGGGTCAACGCGGTCGCGCCCGGCGTGATCGAGACCGACCTGACCGCGGGCCTGAGCGAGGACGCGAAGGCCGAGAACGCCGGCAAGACGCCGCTCGGGCGGCTCGGCCGGGCGGAAGACGTGGCGAACGCGATCCGGTTCCTGGTGAGCGATGATGCGTCCTTCATCACCGGCCAGGTGCTGGGCGTCGACGGAGGCTTGGTGCTGTGA
- a CDS encoding AMP-binding protein, giving the protein MTLLGAGARLVDVAGGRTLAGAELSAEVGRRMEALAELPVGVVFARMSVDLPSVLTYLGAFESGRAIALIDPALDVDVLAGLVERFRPAAVLSASGDAPAGYMIRGDDWIRSSADGVAPHPDLAVLLPTSGSTGNPKLVRLSRQAILSNADAIAQVLRIDADEVAPTCLPLHYSYGLSVLNSHLVRDATVVIEPSGVLGRGFWDAVNAHGVTSLSGVPYHYEMLRRLKFDPAKYPTLRTLTQAGGKLRDDLITEFNDKMIAVGGRMYVMYGQTEAAPRMTTVPAERLAEKLGSAGPALPGGRFAVRRDDGSETTHPKIVGEVVYRGPNVMLGYADDESGLAKGDECGGVLATGDLGYLDQDGFLFITGRLKRIGKVFGNRVSLDDLEQAVRTAAVGIDVVAAVPAGDKVVLFAEGVGKDICKDASKALSERLHLHTSGFDVRPIDTVPLLASGKIDYRSLEAKV; this is encoded by the coding sequence GTGACGCTGTTGGGTGCGGGAGCTCGGCTGGTGGACGTGGCCGGGGGCCGCACGCTGGCGGGCGCGGAACTGTCGGCCGAGGTCGGCCGCCGGATGGAAGCCCTGGCGGAGCTGCCGGTCGGCGTCGTGTTCGCGCGGATGTCCGTCGACCTGCCGAGCGTGCTGACCTACCTGGGCGCGTTCGAGTCCGGCCGGGCGATCGCGCTGATCGACCCGGCGCTGGACGTGGACGTGCTCGCCGGGCTCGTCGAACGCTTCCGCCCGGCCGCCGTGCTGTCCGCTTCGGGTGACGCGCCTGCCGGGTACATGATCCGGGGCGACGACTGGATCCGCTCGTCGGCCGACGGCGTCGCGCCGCACCCCGACCTCGCCGTGCTGCTCCCGACCAGCGGGTCCACCGGCAACCCGAAGCTCGTCCGGCTCTCGCGCCAGGCGATCCTGTCGAACGCCGACGCCATCGCGCAGGTGCTCCGCATCGACGCCGACGAGGTCGCGCCCACCTGCCTGCCGCTGCACTACAGCTACGGCCTGTCGGTGCTGAACTCGCACCTGGTGCGCGACGCGACCGTCGTGATCGAGCCGTCCGGCGTGCTCGGCCGCGGCTTCTGGGACGCGGTGAACGCCCACGGCGTGACGTCCCTCTCGGGCGTCCCGTACCACTACGAGATGCTGCGGCGGCTCAAGTTCGACCCCGCGAAGTACCCGACGCTGCGCACCCTGACGCAGGCCGGCGGGAAGCTGCGCGACGACCTGATCACCGAGTTCAACGACAAGATGATCGCCGTCGGCGGCCGGATGTACGTGATGTACGGCCAGACCGAGGCGGCCCCGCGGATGACGACGGTGCCCGCCGAGCGGCTGGCCGAAAAGCTCGGTTCCGCCGGGCCGGCGCTGCCGGGCGGCCGGTTCGCCGTCCGCCGCGACGACGGGTCGGAGACCACGCACCCGAAAATTGTCGGTGAGGTCGTCTACCGTGGGCCCAATGTGATGCTGGGTTACGCGGACGACGAGTCCGGCCTGGCCAAGGGTGACGAATGCGGCGGCGTGCTCGCCACCGGTGACCTCGGGTACCTCGACCAAGACGGGTTCCTGTTCATCACCGGCCGGCTCAAACGCATCGGCAAGGTCTTCGGCAACCGCGTCAGCCTCGACGATCTCGAGCAGGCCGTCCGCACCGCGGCGGTCGGGATCGACGTCGTGGCGGCGGTGCCCGCCGGCGACAAGGTCGTGCTGTTCGCCGAGGGCGTCGGCAAGGACATCTGCAAGGACGCGTCGAAGGCGCTGTCCGAGCGGCTGCACCTGCACACGAGCGGGTTCGACGTGCGCCCGATCGACACCGTGCCGCTGCTGGCCAGCGGCAAGATCGACTACCGGTCGTTGGAGGCGAAGGTATGA
- a CDS encoding acyl-protein synthetase, with protein sequence MSVFTRSQADREALLLPELAALTAHHRASSEGYKRILSSLGIAPDASFDTIADLPWLPVRMFKTHDLKSVPDSEVFKTLTSSGTTGAGASRIYLDKEAAGAQTKQLGATLQEVLGGERLPMLMVDTIGIIKNRRSFSARGAGVLGMANFGRKHTYVLDENDRPDVEAVKKFLAEYGGKPFLIFGFTFMVWQYLYEVAREHQLDLSNGILVHSGGWKKLIDRAVDNTEFRRRFKEDTGLTRIHNYYGMIEQIGTVFLEGPSGNSLYCPDFADVVIRNPETWEEQPVGEPGVIEVVSTLPRSYPGHVLLTEDLGVCNGIDDGDWPGKHFSVLGRLPKAEARGCSDTFSGAAA encoded by the coding sequence ATGAGCGTGTTCACTCGGTCGCAGGCTGACCGGGAGGCGTTGCTGTTGCCCGAGCTCGCCGCCCTGACCGCACACCACCGGGCGAGTTCCGAGGGCTACAAACGGATCCTGTCGTCGCTCGGAATCGCGCCGGACGCGTCTTTCGACACGATCGCCGACCTGCCCTGGCTGCCGGTGCGGATGTTCAAGACGCACGACCTGAAGTCCGTTCCGGACAGTGAGGTGTTCAAGACCCTCACCTCGTCCGGCACCACCGGTGCCGGCGCGTCGCGGATCTACCTCGACAAGGAAGCCGCGGGCGCGCAGACCAAGCAGCTCGGCGCGACCCTGCAGGAGGTCCTCGGCGGCGAGCGGCTGCCGATGCTGATGGTCGACACCATCGGCATCATCAAGAACCGCCGCTCGTTCTCCGCGCGCGGCGCGGGGGTGCTGGGCATGGCGAACTTCGGCCGCAAGCACACGTACGTGCTCGACGAGAACGACCGGCCGGACGTCGAGGCCGTCAAGAAGTTCCTGGCCGAGTACGGCGGCAAGCCGTTCCTGATCTTCGGCTTCACGTTCATGGTCTGGCAGTACCTCTACGAGGTCGCCCGGGAGCACCAGCTCGACCTGTCCAACGGCATCCTCGTCCACTCCGGTGGCTGGAAGAAGCTGATCGACCGCGCGGTGGACAACACCGAGTTCCGGCGCCGGTTCAAGGAGGACACCGGGCTCACCCGGATCCACAACTACTACGGGATGATCGAGCAGATCGGCACCGTGTTCCTCGAAGGCCCGTCCGGCAACTCGCTGTACTGCCCGGACTTCGCCGACGTCGTGATCCGCAACCCGGAGACCTGGGAAGAGCAGCCGGTGGGGGAGCCGGGCGTGATCGAGGTCGTCTCGACGCTGCCGCGGTCCTACCCCGGGCACGTGCTGCTCACCGAAGACCTCGGCGTCTGCAACGGGATCGACGACGGCGACTGGCCGGGCAAGCACTTCTCCGTCCTCGGGCGGCTGCCGAAGGCCGAGGCCCGCGGTTGCTCGGACACGTTCTCGGGAGCGGCGGCGTGA
- a CDS encoding acyl-CoA reductase: protein MSTLAQRFPLADAVSVTDLVGELRAEPPGGRLRVGDPRVVEFVTKFARKLLAPATARRFPELASLGFFLRKGEIAKALSTLDTKGGALRFPRGLVFHVPPANVDTIFVYSWALSALAGNHNVVRVSSRSAGAAEAVLEALNAALSEVDPATAAAITATQRMVTYDRSDEVSGALSLAADLRVIWGGDGSVAALRKYPLAPHARDLTFPDRSSFAVASVAGWQRASEAERRAAAEGFYNDSYWFDQAACSSPRAVFWVGDEDGARVAGQEFRTLLAQVLVTKQHVTEPAMAVQKRVSAYGAAVDGLVKDISFAGNGLATLELADPATMPREWLGAGTFANARVASLSDLVPTVLRKDQTVGQFGFTTEELTAFAHELAGRGVDRIVPFGSALTFSAVWDGYDLLAEFSRLVTVQA from the coding sequence GTGAGCACCCTTGCCCAGCGTTTTCCGTTGGCTGACGCGGTTTCCGTGACCGACCTGGTCGGCGAGCTGCGTGCCGAGCCGCCCGGTGGCCGGTTGCGCGTCGGTGACCCGCGGGTCGTCGAGTTCGTCACGAAGTTCGCCCGCAAGCTGCTGGCCCCGGCCACCGCGCGCCGGTTCCCGGAGCTGGCGTCGCTCGGGTTCTTCCTGCGCAAGGGCGAGATCGCCAAGGCGTTGTCCACTTTGGACACCAAGGGTGGCGCGCTGCGGTTCCCGCGCGGGCTCGTGTTCCACGTGCCGCCGGCCAACGTCGACACGATCTTCGTCTACTCGTGGGCGCTGTCCGCACTGGCGGGCAACCACAACGTCGTGCGGGTGTCGTCGCGCTCGGCCGGGGCCGCCGAAGCGGTGCTGGAGGCGCTGAACGCCGCACTGTCCGAAGTGGACCCGGCCACCGCGGCGGCGATCACCGCCACCCAGCGGATGGTCACCTACGACCGCAGCGACGAGGTGAGCGGCGCCCTGTCGCTGGCCGCCGACCTACGCGTCATCTGGGGTGGCGACGGTTCGGTCGCGGCGCTGCGCAAGTACCCGCTCGCGCCGCACGCGCGTGACCTGACGTTCCCGGACCGTTCGTCGTTCGCCGTCGCGTCGGTGGCGGGCTGGCAGCGGGCGTCCGAAGCGGAGCGCCGCGCGGCCGCCGAGGGCTTCTACAACGACTCGTACTGGTTCGACCAGGCCGCCTGCTCGTCCCCGCGCGCGGTGTTCTGGGTCGGCGACGAAGACGGCGCGCGCGTCGCGGGGCAGGAGTTCCGCACGCTGCTGGCGCAGGTGCTCGTGACGAAGCAGCACGTCACCGAGCCGGCGATGGCGGTCCAGAAGCGCGTCTCGGCGTACGGCGCGGCGGTCGACGGCCTGGTCAAGGACATCTCCTTCGCGGGCAACGGGCTGGCCACGCTGGAGCTGGCCGACCCGGCGACCATGCCGCGCGAGTGGCTCGGCGCCGGCACGTTCGCCAACGCGCGGGTCGCGTCCCTGTCCGATTTGGTCCCGACCGTCCTCCGCAAGGACCAGACGGTCGGCCAGTTCGGCTTTACCACGGAAGAGCTGACGGCGTTCGCCCACGAACTCGCCGGTCGCGGAGTCGACCGGATCGTGCCGTTCGGCTCCGCCCTGACGTTCTCGGCGGTCTGGGACGGTTACGATCTGCTGGCCGAGTTCAGCCGCCTGGTCACCGTGCAGGCCTGA
- a CDS encoding lysylphosphatidylglycerol synthase transmembrane domain-containing protein, whose protein sequence is MTTLESPEWETPAAKKQPKSTKAKILDVVRWVAILLVIGFAAKQLAANWGEFWRTLHDVAWQSSLLSLVALVAAIMVSTWGWQVMVDDLGKPIGYARGAQICLVGSLGKYVPGSVWAYLLQMELGRKAGLARARIFTGSLIQLGVGIVSALVVSLLAAPAVFSNSPRALWLFVLIPVGLAMLHPKILTWGTSLVLRVLRRPPLQQPLTWKVVGKVFGASTAAWCLQGVHLWLLANSVGTPGISGFILCVGAMAVAMTVGTFAFILPSGVGVREVAQVAVLTASGLTVGQATAFAVASRVMFTVADLLTAGGAALAARSLRGKTPAAA, encoded by the coding sequence ATGACGACATTGGAGTCGCCGGAGTGGGAGACGCCGGCTGCCAAGAAGCAGCCGAAGTCCACCAAGGCGAAGATCCTCGACGTCGTCAGGTGGGTCGCGATCCTGCTGGTCATCGGCTTCGCGGCCAAGCAGCTCGCGGCGAACTGGGGTGAGTTCTGGCGCACCCTGCACGACGTGGCCTGGCAGTCGTCGCTGCTGAGCCTGGTGGCCCTGGTCGCGGCGATCATGGTGTCCACCTGGGGCTGGCAGGTGATGGTCGACGACCTGGGCAAGCCGATCGGCTACGCCCGCGGCGCCCAGATCTGCCTGGTCGGCTCGCTCGGCAAGTACGTGCCCGGCTCGGTCTGGGCGTACCTGCTGCAGATGGAGCTGGGCCGCAAGGCCGGCCTGGCCCGCGCGCGCATCTTCACCGGTTCACTGATCCAGCTCGGCGTCGGCATCGTGTCGGCGCTGGTCGTGTCGCTGCTGGCGGCCCCGGCGGTGTTCAGCAACAGCCCGCGCGCGCTGTGGCTGTTCGTGCTGATCCCGGTCGGCCTGGCGATGCTGCACCCGAAGATCCTGACGTGGGGCACGTCGCTGGTGCTGCGTGTGCTGCGTCGGCCGCCGCTGCAGCAGCCGCTGACCTGGAAGGTCGTCGGCAAGGTGTTCGGCGCCTCGACGGCGGCGTGGTGCCTGCAGGGCGTCCACCTGTGGCTCCTGGCGAACTCCGTGGGCACCCCCGGCATCAGCGGCTTCATCCTCTGCGTCGGCGCGATGGCCGTGGCGATGACGGTGGGCACGTTCGCGTTCATCCTGCCCAGCGGCGTCGGCGTCCGCGAAGTGGCCCAGGTCGCGGTCCTCACGGCGAGCGGCCTGACGGTCGGCCAGGCCACGGCGTTCGCGGTGGCTTCCCGGGTGATGTTCACGGTCGCGGACCTGCTGACGGCGGGCGGCGCGGCCCTCGCGGCCCGCTCGCTGCGCGGCAAGACCCCCGCAGCCGCCTGA
- a CDS encoding DUF6541 family protein has protein sequence MLSVCAAIAVLAVPGLLTGYAAGVRGWALAGLTPLLSYAVGGLTGPWTAAVGLSFTPLTYAVSTVVFVAIAFGVRKLTVRRSSPEPGPGLWARRGHLAVGACLLFAAVIGGYATLLGLGHLGALPQGFDAVYHGNAVRYIADTGDGGLFGTGHVNWYGDAAPVFYPNAYHLLAAVTYRLSGASIPEVLDANTVLLPGLLALSLVTLVREFRGRAVLAGAVALTAVAPVMGVYESMDRGPLLPFALGLTLTPLSAVALRRYLERVAPDTGLVLLLAAVGLLCVHSSTLFGGILFAGPLLVQRWLGGWRRIGRDLLALLPIAVVALLVAWLQLFGALGLANSAVPYYGWPSEWRASTALGALLGFQHQEPHPQIWLSVALFLGIVFFARAGALRWIGLTAAVTGLAYMAVASSNAPLVMALSRPWWDDPYRFFAMAAVPLCVLAAHGLAETQAWLSSRFSRIPAVAVAVVVLLGFVLLSNGLYFRSNGARVAAGYQAADPAKLRVTPGEAAAMAELGKLAEPGEWAMNDRFDGTAWTYALSGVRTVAAHYDETLPPSDALLLADRFRDYEMDAAVRAAVRRLNVRWVILGKPSTEPGKPYQPGLIGLAGEPFLQEVWRDSDAVIYRLRP, from the coding sequence GTGCTCTCCGTCTGCGCCGCCATTGCCGTCCTCGCCGTCCCGGGCCTCCTGACCGGGTACGCGGCGGGCGTGCGCGGCTGGGCCCTGGCCGGGCTGACGCCGTTGCTGAGCTACGCCGTCGGCGGGCTGACCGGACCGTGGACCGCGGCGGTCGGCCTGTCGTTCACCCCGCTGACCTACGCCGTGTCGACCGTCGTGTTCGTCGCGATCGCCTTCGGGGTCCGGAAACTGACCGTGCGCCGCAGCTCGCCGGAGCCCGGACCGGGGCTGTGGGCGCGGCGCGGGCACCTCGCGGTGGGCGCGTGCCTGCTGTTCGCGGCGGTGATCGGCGGTTACGCGACCCTGCTCGGCCTGGGGCACCTCGGCGCGCTGCCGCAGGGGTTCGACGCGGTGTACCACGGCAACGCCGTCCGCTACATCGCCGACACCGGCGACGGCGGCCTGTTCGGCACCGGCCACGTGAACTGGTACGGCGACGCGGCGCCGGTGTTCTACCCCAACGCCTACCACCTGCTGGCGGCCGTGACGTACCGGCTGAGCGGCGCGTCGATCCCGGAGGTGCTGGACGCGAACACCGTGCTGCTGCCGGGTTTGCTGGCCCTGTCGCTGGTGACGCTGGTGCGCGAGTTCCGCGGCCGCGCGGTGCTGGCCGGCGCGGTCGCGCTGACGGCGGTGGCGCCGGTGATGGGCGTCTACGAGTCGATGGACCGCGGGCCGCTGCTGCCGTTCGCGCTGGGGCTGACGCTGACGCCGTTGAGCGCGGTCGCGCTGCGCCGGTACCTGGAGCGGGTCGCGCCGGACACCGGGCTGGTGCTGCTGCTGGCCGCGGTCGGGCTGCTGTGCGTCCACTCGTCGACGTTGTTCGGCGGGATCCTGTTCGCCGGCCCGCTGCTGGTCCAGCGCTGGCTCGGCGGGTGGCGCCGGATCGGCCGAGACCTGCTGGCCCTGCTGCCGATCGCGGTGGTGGCGCTGCTGGTGGCGTGGCTGCAGCTGTTCGGGGCGCTGGGCCTGGCCAACAGCGCGGTGCCGTACTACGGCTGGCCGAGCGAGTGGCGCGCGTCGACGGCGCTGGGGGCGCTGCTCGGGTTCCAGCACCAGGAGCCGCACCCGCAGATCTGGCTGTCGGTGGCGTTGTTCCTGGGCATCGTGTTCTTCGCCCGCGCGGGGGCGCTGCGCTGGATCGGCCTGACGGCGGCGGTGACGGGCCTGGCGTACATGGCGGTGGCGTCGTCGAACGCCCCGCTGGTGATGGCGCTGTCGAGGCCGTGGTGGGACGACCCGTACCGGTTCTTCGCGATGGCGGCGGTCCCCCTGTGCGTCCTGGCGGCGCACGGCTTGGCGGAGACGCAGGCGTGGCTGTCTTCGCGGTTCTCTCGGATACCGGCGGTCGCCGTGGCGGTGGTGGTCCTGCTGGGGTTCGTCCTGCTGTCGAACGGCCTGTACTTCCGGTCCAACGGCGCCCGGGTGGCCGCGGGCTACCAGGCCGCGGACCCGGCGAAGCTGCGGGTGACGCCGGGCGAGGCCGCGGCGATGGCGGAGCTCGGGAAGCTGGCCGAGCCGGGTGAGTGGGCGATGAACGACCGCTTCGACGGGACGGCGTGGACGTACGCGCTCTCGGGCGTCCGCACGGTGGCGGCGCACTACGACGAGACGCTCCCGCCGTCGGACGCCCTGCTGCTGGCGGACCGGTTCCGCGACTACGAGATGGACGCGGCGGTGCGGGCGGCGGTGCGGCGGTTGAACGTGCGCTGGGTGATCTTGGGGAAGCCGTCCACGGAGCCGGGGAAGCCGTACCAGCCGGGGCTGATCGGGCTGGCCGGGGAGCCGTTCCTGCAGGAGGTCTGGCGTGACTCGGACGCGGTGATTTATCGACTCCGACCCTGA